The sequence TTTTGAGATTCAGGGTATCTGGGGAGTAACGGATATTTGGAAGAATGGGAACCCCTTTGAGGTTGGGGTTATTCCGCTGAAGAACGTATCTTTAAAAGCTGAAGTTGGACCCATGATGGTAGCCGTGTCTCCTCAGGTGGACGAGAAGAAGAATGCGGCTATTCAATTTATGAAGTACTTAATTTCAGTAGAAGGGCAGGAAAAAGTGCTGGACGGGGAATATAGCATTGAGCATGATACCTATTATCCCTTCAGAACTCCGGTTAGAAAGGATCTAGTACATAGTCGACTGTTTGAGAACAATCCGGTATTTTCAACTTTTCTAGAGGGCTTTAATGATCCTAGTATTGATGTGCCTGTACCCAAGTGGGAGGCGATCAAAAAGGATTTGTATGAAGAAGGCTTGCACCAAGTGATGACGGGTGAACTAAAGATTGATGAATTCCTTCAACAGATGGAGACCAAAGGGAACCAGATATTACTAGAACCTTAGGGGGACTGTGTCAGTGGATACAACAATATTAATTGTGGACGATTCCAAGTCAGATGTAGCTTTAATCAAAATTATGCTGCATGATTATCAGCTGTTATATGCTGCCAATGGGTATGAAGCCATGCAGATGATTGATCATGATCCTTCTATTGAACTAATCGTACTGGATTTGAACATGCCTGTGATGAATGGTTTTGAAGTATTGAATGCTCTGAAACAACCACAATATTCGAAGATTGTCCCCATTATCCTGACTAATCACGATGAGATCGAGAATGAAGTGAAGGGCTTAGCATTAGGTGCAATGGATTTCATACGAAAGCCCTTGAACATGGAAGCCTTGAGAAAACGGATTGAAATCCAGCTTGCCTTAAGAAATTCAAGAGTTATGATGGAGGATTACAATCTGCGCTTGCAGAATGAGGTTGAGATTCGAACCAAAGAGCTTGTCCTAAGCCGAGATATCTCGATTAATGTATTGGTTGGATTATTGGAAGTGAGAAACTTAGAAAGCAGTAATCATACAATAAGAACTCAATACATGGTGAGAAAACTGTGCGAACACTTAAAGCTAAAGGCAGATTATTATGATATTTTCACAGACGAATATATTCAAGAGCTGTTCAGAACAACACCTCTGCATGATATTGGGAAAGTGGGCATACCTGATCATATTCTTTTGAAACCTGGAAAGTTAACTCCTGAGGAATTTGAAATTATGAAAAAACATGTAGACTATGGCGTGGACGCCCTGATGTATAATCTCAAGGGGAATAACGCTCCCAGCTTTATCCGCACAGCTCTTGAAATTATTGGGACACATCATGAAAGATATGATGGTACGGGTTATCCGCATGGACTAAAAGGAGAAGAGATTCCGCTATGTGGCCGCCTGGTCGCTATTGTTGATGTCTACGATGCCTTGGTGCACCCGAGAGTGTATAAGGCAGCATTTTCGCATGAAAAAGCTTTAGAGATTATTAATCAGGAACGTGGTCGTCACTTCGATCCCAACATTGTTGATGCCTTTATGGAAATTCATAACGAAATGCTGAAAATCACTCAAGAATTCGAGCAAACCCCAGAAATTGAGGTTGAATAGGGTGAAAATAACTAAAATCATACTAATTACTTGTTGTTTTCTATTCTTGTTTCCGGCACTGACCCTTCACGGTAGTGCAGCAAAGGTGAATTTATCAGCGGAAGAGAAACAATTTATTGCAGAACATCCAATTATTCATTTAGGTGTGGACCCGCAGTTTGTTCCTTTTGAGTTTATCGATTCAGACGGGACTTATAAGGGAATTGTCCATGATTATATTGAATTAATTAGAGCGAGAACAGGCCTGAACCTGGCCGTTGTGCCTAATTTGACGTGGTCGCAGGCTTATGAAAAGGCTGTTGAGCGAGAAATTGATGTGCTGCCGAGTGTTTCCAAAACAGTGGATCGAGAAAACTACTTTTCATTCTCCATACCTTACTATACCTTCCAAAGGGTAATTATTACTAAAGACGACAACGATGCCATCCAGTCTTTCAACGATTTAAGTAAACAGAGGATAGCCGTACAAGAAAGCAGCTCCCATGATACCTATTTAAAAAGTATTGGTCATACAGAGTTGAGTTTGTACTCTACGGTGGGAGAAGCTTTAGAGGCGGTATCCAATGGTACTGAACAAGCATTCATCGGAAACTTGGCTACAACAGCCTATTTGATCAGGGAGAATGGAATCACCGATCTGAAGGTAGTTAAAATGAATGATCCAGGAGATCAATCGCTTTATTTTGCCGTAAGAAAGGATTGGCCAGAGCTAGTGAGCATTATCAATAAGGGGCTTGCTAGTATTACGTCTGAAGAAAAAATTCAAATCAATAATCAGTGGATCGGAATTGAGAATAAGGTCGATTATAGCAAGTTGATCCAGGTAGTGGTTGTTGCTATTGCCTTTGTGCTGATCGTATTTTGTGTTTCTTGGTATTGGATTAGGAGGTTAAGAAAAGAAATTCGGGAGCGAAAACGGATTCAAGAGGATCTGGTTCTGGCAAAAGAAGAAGCCGAGATTGCCAACAATATTAAATCGAGTTTCTTGGCTCGCATGTCTCATGAAATCAGAACCCCTTTAAACGGGATTACGGGCATGACTTATCTAATGAAAAAAACGGATATTTCTGTCACCCAAAAGTTGTATATGGACAAAATAAGTCATGCCTCCAAAAGTATGGAGGGTATAATTAATGATATTTTGGATTTTGCGAAGATTGAAGCGGATAAAATTGAAATTGAAAGAATTTCCTTTAATTTGGATACCGTTCTTCAGAAGGTGATAAATATCGTTTCCTTCAAGATTGAAGAGCAAGGGATCGACTTTTTTATCGATAAGGATACTGAACTACCGTCTATTTTTTTCGGTGACCCTAAGCGAATTGAACAAATTCTAATCAATATAATTAACAATGCGGTAAAGTTCACTCCAACGGGTCAGGTTTCATTGACGATAAGACTGGTAGCTAAACACTCTGATTTATTTCATATCGAGTTTACCGTTAAAGATACGGGTATTGGAATAGCAGAGGAGCAGATCAAGTATCTATTTGAGCCCTTTAATCAAGCTGATATCTCTATTAATAGACGGTTTGGGGGTACAGGACTAGGTTTGTCTATTGTAAAGAGCCTGCTGGATCGGATGAAGGGCGAAATTAAAGTCTATAGCGCACTTGATGAGGGTTCAACCTTTGTCATTCAGTTAGCATTTGAGGTGGATCGAGAACAAGAATATATAGAGAAGCAGAAAAATAGCTCGCTCTTTATTCAGAAAATAAGAGTGGTCGTGTTAGAGAAAAATCAAACCTATACTCATCTTATGCGACAATATTTAAACTCATTTGGAATCATTTCAGAGTTTACCTTGTCCGAGAAAAAGGTGTTTGAGCTGCTTCAGAGCACAACGGATCATGAAGCCAAACCCTATGATTTAATCATAGTAGATTATGATACCCCTATGTTCAAAGGGATTGAATTTATACAGAAGATTAACCAAGATCCAACCATTCTCATAAAGCCAAAGTTTATATTAATGTTTCCACTGGCTAGGGAGGATCTATTCGATAAATTAGCGGAATTTTCGATTGACCTCGGCATAACCAAGCCGATTATTCCTTCTGTTCTTTATAATGGTATTTTAGAAATATTTAAGGATAAAATCATGGATGAGCATGAATTTACAATTATAGAAGAACAAGCGCAAGTCCTGAAAGCGAAGCCCAATCATCATATTTTGGTTGTGGAAGACAACAAAACAAATCAATTTATTGCCCAATCGATCTTGGAGCAAGCGGGGTTTAATGTATATTTAGCCGATGATGGCAAAGAGGGATTCGAATTTTTTGTAGAGCATGCCGATAAGATCGATTTAATCTTAATGGATTTACATATGCCGGTCCTGGACGGGTATGAGGCGACACGATTAATTCGAAGAGAGAATCAGACTCTTCCTATCATTGCCATGACAGCGGATGCGATAACAGGGGTGGAAGAGAAGTGCAGAATAGCGGGCATAACCGGCTTTGTGAGTAAACCCTTTGAACCGGATCTTTTAGTAGCAAGATTGAAGGAGATTCTAGGCACTTTACCCAACAATGCAGAAAAAGGTGGAGAGGAAACAGTGGACAAACCGATATTGGATGTAGCTTATGGAATGATTCTGGTGGGTCATAGAGAGGAATTATATAGATCAGTATTACGTACCTATATAAATGAGAATGAACATGTCGCTACTCAATTACAGGAAAGCTTACAAGTTAAAGACTATTCACAAGCTAAACAAATCGTTCATAAGATCATGGGCAGCTCTGGAAATATTGGCGCAAAAAAAATGTATGAAGTGGCTTCCGCATTACAAAAAGCTATTGTGGAGCAAAGTGAAAGCGAAATCCAGTATCTGCACCCTTTATTTAATAGTGCATTGAGCGAATTATTACAAGAGATGGATGGGTATATTAGGGCGTCCATTGATCGTGAATAATGCCTACGAGAGCATGATCCTCGCCGATTTTCTCAAAGACAAGGCGTAGACTGCGCCAGTCCATGCCTTCATTAAGCGGATCAATACCATCGATATGGTATTCAACGAAATCGTAGCTGTCCTCTGGATACACTTCATTCAAGTTATTGATTGTCGTGCCTTGTCCGAGTCCCTTATTTAACGCGATCTTGGCATCCTGGAAAAAGTCAGCATCGTAGACGAATTGTTTATAATATTGTGCAAAGGTCATCTCGATTAAATCACCCGAGCCCGCAAACGTTCGCCATACACGCTTCGTAGAATCCGCCATTAACCCTTCAAGCTCTTCCCGTGTAAACACGAGGTCAGTCAACGTGTCAACGTAAGCATAGGGAGAGAAGCGGACTCCTTTCTGCGGATGTGCCCAAGCTGCGAGCGTCTTCATATTGCCATCCTTAATCGCCCTCATGACCGTAGTGGCTGCTTCCAGCGCTGTAGGGGGCATTCCTTCTTCTATAGGCTGTTCAGTCGAGCCTGGTGTTTGGGCAACAACCGCTGTTGGTTCAGATGTGGCTATTTCTTGTGTCTGGCTTGGTGTTTGGCTTGGTGTTTGTTGCGGCTTTGTTGCCGCATTGGGCGCTCTATTACAGGCCGTGAGCAGGAATATTACGGAGATCAGGATGATCCATCTCTTATTTTTTGTGGTGTACATAGGCACGCTCCTTTCTTATACTTTCACCTTTTCAGACGTACATTAAACATGAAATGTTGCAAGGTCCAACCTTCCATGGCCTGAAGGGAAATAGCACAAAGCCCGCCTCAGACTAACCTGAGAACGGGCTTTCATATCCTATGGAAATGAAAGCCAGGCATGCTCTGCCCTCCTTCATAACTTGTCTTGTAGAAATTCTTTGATCTTCTCTATTGTAGCTGCCGGTTCAATATTTTGCAGCAGATACTCCGACTCTTTTTTATAGATCACTTGTTCCGTATAATTATGCAGATATTCTTCTACAAGCTCGTCCGGAGCTTCTTCCCGCTCGAGTCGAAGCCGAATATCGTCTTTGGTGACGTACAGGAAGATCCGAATGGCCTTATTTCCATAATGCTTCCGAAAGGCTTGCGCTCCTTCTCGGTTTACAACAACAATGGCTGATGGAGACAGTTCCTCCTCCGAAATTCCATAGTTGCCCCGCTCCAAATGTACAGTCTGGAAGAATACGTGCTTCTCCGCCATACTCTGAAATTGGTCCGTGGAGATGAAATGATAATGTACTCCGTCTTGTTCGTGGGGCCGAATGGCACGGGTTGTGTACGGAAGAATGTAGGGAATCCCCAGATCCGCACTTAGTTTTTTAGCCATCCCTTTGCGGCCCGAGCCGCTCGTTCCGGTAATCACGATCACCTTGAGTTTTGTAGCTTCGTTGTGTTCTGTTTCGAAGACCGCGTTATCCGGCTCCTGTTTGATCGCTAATGTTTTGGATGATTTTAGCCAGTTCCACATCGCTTCTCCCGTACGCTTGTCAGGAAGATTCCTGCCGTACGGGACTCACCTCCTCTACAAGCTAGCTTCTTACTAATTCGACAGGAATCAACAAAATCCCTGCGCAGCGAAGGAAGTAAGGTGAACAATGGGTAGGAGGTCTATCTAAGGGATTTTAGGCTAGTTGGTACGTTTTCGTATCCTCCCAGCTGTTCAATAATTGCTCCAAATTCTCAGCCGCTATCGGCTTGCTGAACAAATAGCCCTGAATTTTATCACAGCCCTGCTCCTGCAAATACTCCAGCTGTTCCTTAGATTCCACACCCTCGGCAATTACGGTCATATTCATTCGCTTGCCAATCATAATAATCTGCTCCACTAGTGTTGCTTGATTGTCTTTTGCGGGAATCGAATCAATAAAGGACTTGTCTATTTTTAAAGTGGAGATTGGCAAATGGGTCAGATAGCTAAGTGAAGAATAACCAGTTCCGAAATCGTCCAGCGCAATCTTAATGTTGTGATCTCTAAGTTGATTCAATTTAGTACTGACATGACTATAGGATTCGACTAATATCGTTTCTGTTATTTCCAATTCAAGGTGCTCAGGCGCAAGATCGAAGAGTTGCAGCGTATCCATGACCAGTGTATTAAAATCAGATTGCAGTAGCTGCAGCATCGAAATATTAACGGACATAGTTAAGTGCTCGAAGCCCTGTTCATGAAGATGTTTCAGAAACTTGCAGGCTTCGACGAGAACCCAGGTTCCCAACGGGATAATCAAATGGGAAGCTTCAGCGACTTTGATGAATTTGAGTGGAGGGATGTACCCCAAATCCGGGCAATTCCAGCGTAAGAGAGCTTCCAGACCCGTCACTTGGTTGGATTCCAAATCTACCTGAGGCTGATAAAAGAGCTCGAACTCATCCTGTTCCATGGCTGCATATAAGCGATGTTCAATCTCCATCCTTTCGGAGAAGGACTCTTTCAAATGATAATCAAAGACAACAAAGCTATCTTTTCCGGCTTCTTTCGCTTTGTACATTGCAATATCTGCACGTTTAACTAACTCCATAATCTCTCTTCCGTGATGTGGATAAATGCTGATTCCAATACTGATGCTAATATGTAGTAGACTGTTGTCTATCTCAATGACCTCTTTAAATCCGGCAAGAACTTGGCCGGCAAACCTGTCTATATCTGTTCTATCCTTCAGGGGACGCATGAGAATAATAAATTCATCGCCACCAAAGCGATATAGCACACCCGCTTGTCCCACGATGGAGAGCAGTCGTTCACTGGTCTTCACAATTAGACGGTCACCAAAGCTATGCCCCATCGTATCGTTGATATATTTAAAGTTATCAATATCAATTAGCATTAAGATCGCATTATGGCTTGAATCCGCAAGTGTTGTTTCAACCTCAGTTGCATAGAGAGCCCGCTTATTAGGTAGTTCTGTCAGAACATCGTGATAGGTCAAGTGCTGCAGCTTGTCCTCCATTTTCTTAACACGCTTGAGAGAGCGCAGCGAAAGAACAAAGATGAGGAGGGCTGTAATGAGCACAAAGGACCCTCCTTTAAACATACTAATGTTAGTAATTACTTTTATATCAGCTGAATATGCGCCTAAACCTTTATCGCTGAGTAAGATCCATAACCAGCCAGCAGTTAAATAAACAGCGGAAATTTTGCAGGCTCCCCAAAGTGGCTTAGAGGAAAACATGAGTATTCCTCCTTCTTATTTGAGTAACCCTAGCTCATGTAGAACAAGAATGAACTTATCTGTATTAATAGGTTTGGCAGCGTAAGCTTCGCATCCATATTCAAAGGATTGCTTAACATTATCTGCTTCTGCTAAGGCCGTGGTCATGATAACTTTGAGGCGATTCTCCGGACTGAATCCTTTTTGTGTCTCATAATCACGAATTACCTTAAGTACCTTCACACCATCTACCCGTGGCATCATAATATCCAGACACAATAGATCATAAGGGGCATTATCTTTCAGGGATAACAGGTACGCATCCAGCGCTTCCAAGCCATCCACAACAGTATCCACTTCCCCATAGGGGGCGAGGAACTTACTTAAAAATTTACGACTAACCAAATCATCTTCTGCAATTAGAATCTTCATCAATCCATCATTCCTTCTTGGTCTAATGATAATACCGAGCATACTCCAGCTGAGCTTGACTAACAAACCCTAATACCTCATCTATTTTCCCTCGTCGGGCCGCTAATTCAATCCGGAAAAAGGTTGCTTTAAGCTCTTCGTTTCCTAACAGAATACACTGATTTTTGATGCAATGAGCCAAATCTTCTATTTGGGTTAACTCAGGGGCCTGTACAATCAGCTCCAGTTCCTCGATACAGCGCTGTAATTCAAGAAGTGCTTCACCATCATTCATCATTTTGGGCGACAGATTTGCTTCGGCTAGGATTAACTCTCCGTCAGCAGAGATCTTTATGGTGGGGCCGGTCCATTTTTCCAGAGATAGCTGCAATTCTTCCATGCGAATCGGTTTGGGAATATAATCATCCATCCCTGCGGATAAGCATTTTTCACGGTCGCCATGTAATGCATAGGCGGTTATGGCGATAATCGGAGTATGGTGAACAGGGCCCTCCGATTGTCTTATCTTGCGAGTCACTTCAATACCATCCATAAGTGGCATTTGGACATCCATAAGGATTAAATCATAGTTCTTGTGTTCTAGATGCTTCAAGACTTCTATCCCATTCTCTGCGATTTCAACTTGATAGTTAAGGGATTTTAGCATTCGTGTTAAGACCAGCCGGTTTACAGGATCATCCTCGGCAACCAGAATAGATAATGAGTTGTGCGGAACGGTTAAGGCGGGCAACCTCGGCTGTTCAACAACAACGGAGAGAGCTGATTTGAACTGTATTGTAAAGAGAAAAGCACTGCCCTGCCCCTTAACACTTTCCACCCAAATGTGCCCGCCCATATTCTCGACAAGCTGCTTGGAGATAGCCAGGCCTAACCCTGTGCCACCATACCTTCTAGTTATAGAACTATCGACCTGACTGAATGTCTTGAACAGCTCTGTTTGTTCATGCTCAGCAATGCCGATACCTGTATCGGTTACTATAAACAACAGCGTTAATGAATCGCCCTGTACTTCCTGGCATTTTACGGAAAGAGAAATACGGCCATTATCCGTAAACTTAATCGCATTGTTCAGCAGATTATTCAGTACTTGCTGCAAGCGGTTTGGGTCCCCGTTCACAAAGGTGGGCACCTCAGAAGAAAAGGTATAATCAAAATTCAACCGTTTGGCGTGGGCCGTAGGAGAAAGCGACTTGATAATCTTTTCGATTAACTCTCTAAGTGAGAAATTGATCTGGTCGATTCGCATTTTACCTACTTCCAGCTTTGAATAATCGAGCACATCATTAATTAATACAAGGAGAGCGTTGGCACAAGACTTTGCCGCATGCAGATTCTCTGCTTGTTCATCATTTATCGGGGTAAGGAGAGTGAGATCGATCATCCCGATCATTCCATTTAGAGGTGTGCGGATTTCGTGACTCATGTTAGCCAAAAACTCACTTTTGGCCTTATTGGCCCGTTCGGCTTCATCACGAGTTACTTTCAACTCGTTTTCAACTTTTGTTCTCTCTGTAGTATCTCTCACCATGGAGAGCAGAACCTTTTTGCCCATGAGATTAAAGCAATGCACATTAATCTCAACAGGGATTTCCCTACCTGACTTAGTGACGTGTGCGGAATCATAGGTGAAATGAGCACCTACCTTCAAGGTGTCTCTCATATTTTTTAGCTTATCACGGTAGGACCCACTATTGATATCATAAGGAGACATGCCAATAAGCTCTTCTCTGGAATAACCAAGCCATAAACAAGCTACTTCATTTACATCAATAAAATGGCTGAATTTTGGGCTAGCCTCGATAATCTCATGCAGGAATATAGCCTCTGTGGAGTTATTGAAGAGCTGACGATATTTCTCTTCGCTATCCCGCAGAGCTACCTCGGAATGCTTACGCTCTGTGATATCCCGAATGATGCTCATAATGACTCGCCGACCACCTATGGTAGTGCCTGTTGAGCTCACTTCGACTGGAAACGAGCTGCCATCTTTTTTATGATGGATGGTCTCGTAAAATGCACTTTCCTGCTCTGCCATATTTAACTGGTCTATAATAATCGATTCATCAATACGCAGCTGAAATGCAGTGAGCTCTAGAAATTCCTGTCGGCTATACCCATATTTATGAGTGGCAGCCTCGTTAACATCTAATATTTGTCCTTTGGAATCCACAAAAAGTATCGTATCATGCGCCTCTTCAGACAATATTCTATACTTATCCAATAACTCCTCGGCCTGTTTCCGCTCAGTGATATCGAATACAGCTCCAATGAACCCGAGGAATACTCCATCCATATCATAGAATGGACTACCTGCATCTAAAACCCAACGATATTCGCCATCGTAACGGAGAAGGCGATGCTCATTTTCAAAGGATTGACGTTGTTCAAAGGCTTGCAGATAGGTATTTAAACTGGTGGACCGATCATCCGGATGAATCAGCTCTGCCCAACCAAAGCCAAGCTCCGTGCGTGGTTTGCGGCCTGTGAACTGACTCCATCTTTTATTGATATAATCATATTTCTTGTCTAAGCCTGATCTCCAGACCAGCGTGGGGAATTTCTCGAACATACTCAAGTAATAATCTTTGGCTTGAATCAGTTGTTCTTCTGTCTTTCGCTGTAGAGTAATATCATCCAGGATGACCAGCACCTGCTTCTCCTTCGGGGAGGCCATCGGTACGATGCTGATCTTATACCAATAGTGTTGAGCAATCCCATTCTCTAGCTGAGTATAGGGGATGACGAGATTTAGCCGGGATAAGCCTGTTTGCATGACCTGCCGGATACTTTTATTCAAATCGCAGTTGCCACAGGCAGTTGCCCTGCCACATTCGCTCTCAAAGCTATGGATACAACCCAGATGATCACCAATTCTCATCTTATTAGCCTCACTTAAGGGATTCCGCTTAACAAAATGTTTTGCGGCTGCATTCGCTTGCTTGAGGTTAAGGCTTCCATCTACCAAAATCATCCCAATAGGTGCAGATTCGAAATAAGCCTGGAAATTATTGCGCTCCAAAAGCAATTGATCTTCCATTTTCTTAATGGTTGTAATATCACGGAATACGACCACAGCTCCGGTTACTTGCTCATCAGAGGTCTTAATGAGGGCACAGCTTGCGGATACGTACATTCTTTTCTCTAGCTTATTGATTAGCATGGAATGTTTATGTAGCCCTTTGAAGGGTTCGTTCTGTTGAATTAGTACAATAGGAGAGATGCACGGTTCTTCGGTGAGCCCATTGATAAGCGGGAAGACATGATCAAAAAGGGCTCCAACAGCCTCTAGCATACTCCAACCCGTTAATTGTTCAGCGACAGGGTTCATATAGTTAATACAACCCGCTAAGTCAGTAGTAATGACTCCATCGCCAATACATGCTAATACAGCGGTAATTTGATCTATATTTAATGTGGATGTCGGTAGATCCGTAAGGTTGTTATCCATTATTATCACCATACTTCTGCATCAGATTAATTATCATTGCTGAACCAGCTTGTTAATGAGCTGGGGAATTTGCTGTAATGGAGCTTGTCGTTCTACAGCTCCAACATCGAAAGCAGCCTTAGGCATGCCATAAACAATGGAGGAATGAGCGTCTTGTCCAATCGTTCTTGCACCCTTGCGTCTCATCATCAATAGGCCCTTTGCGCCATCGTATCCCATACCTGTGAGAATGATGCCGATGGCTTTATTTCCTGCTGCTTTAGCTACGGAATCAAATAATACATCCACTGAAGGGCAATGTCCCGTGATTCTTTCCCCTTCATAGATCTCCACTTTGAAGAGATCTCCTATTCTATGGATTCGCATTTGCTGGTCTCCAGGAGCGATTAAGACAGTTCCAGGCAATACATAATCTCCTGTCTGCGCTTCTTTGACAGAAACCTTGCATAGCTGGTTTAAGCGGTCGGCGAACATTCGGGAGAACCCTGAGGGGATGTGCTGTACAATAACTACTCCAGGCACGGTAACCGGAAGGGTTGTTAGAATACTGCTAATGGCTTCAATTCCTCCAGTAGATGCCCCAATGGCAATGATCCGAATAGAAGAAGGAGTC comes from Paenibacillus sp. 19GGS1-52 and encodes:
- a CDS encoding HD domain-containing phosphohydrolase, which translates into the protein MDTTILIVDDSKSDVALIKIMLHDYQLLYAANGYEAMQMIDHDPSIELIVLDLNMPVMNGFEVLNALKQPQYSKIVPIILTNHDEIENEVKGLALGAMDFIRKPLNMEALRKRIEIQLALRNSRVMMEDYNLRLQNEVEIRTKELVLSRDISINVLVGLLEVRNLESSNHTIRTQYMVRKLCEHLKLKADYYDIFTDEYIQELFRTTPLHDIGKVGIPDHILLKPGKLTPEEFEIMKKHVDYGVDALMYNLKGNNAPSFIRTALEIIGTHHERYDGTGYPHGLKGEEIPLCGRLVAIVDVYDALVHPRVYKAAFSHEKALEIINQERGRHFDPNIVDAFMEIHNEMLKITQEFEQTPEIEVE
- a CDS encoding transporter substrate-binding domain-containing protein, coding for MKITKIILITCCFLFLFPALTLHGSAAKVNLSAEEKQFIAEHPIIHLGVDPQFVPFEFIDSDGTYKGIVHDYIELIRARTGLNLAVVPNLTWSQAYEKAVEREIDVLPSVSKTVDRENYFSFSIPYYTFQRVIITKDDNDAIQSFNDLSKQRIAVQESSSHDTYLKSIGHTELSLYSTVGEALEAVSNGTEQAFIGNLATTAYLIRENGITDLKVVKMNDPGDQSLYFAVRKDWPELVSIINKGLASITSEEKIQINNQWIGIENKVDYSKLIQVVVVAIAFVLIVFCVSWYWIRRLRKEIRERKRIQEDLVLAKEEAEIANNIKSSFLARMSHEIRTPLNGITGMTYLMKKTDISVTQKLYMDKISHASKSMEGIINDILDFAKIEADKIEIERISFNLDTVLQKVINIVSFKIEEQGIDFFIDKDTELPSIFFGDPKRIEQILINIINNAVKFTPTGQVSLTIRLVAKHSDLFHIEFTVKDTGIGIAEEQIKYLFEPFNQADISINRRFGGTGLGLSIVKSLLDRMKGEIKVYSALDEGSTFVIQLAFEVDREQEYIEKQKNSSLFIQKIRVVVLEKNQTYTHLMRQYLNSFGIISEFTLSEKKVFELLQSTTDHEAKPYDLIIVDYDTPMFKGIEFIQKINQDPTILIKPKFILMFPLAREDLFDKLAEFSIDLGITKPIIPSVLYNGILEIFKDKIMDEHEFTIIEEQAQVLKAKPNHHILVVEDNKTNQFIAQSILEQAGFNVYLADDGKEGFEFFVEHADKIDLILMDLHMPVLDGYEATRLIRRENQTLPIIAMTADAITGVEEKCRIAGITGFVSKPFEPDLLVARLKEILGTLPNNAEKGGEETVDKPILDVAYGMILVGHREELYRSVLRTYINENEHVATQLQESLQVKDYSQAKQIVHKIMGSSGNIGAKKMYEVASALQKAIVEQSESEIQYLHPLFNSALSELLQEMDGYIRASIDRE
- a CDS encoding guanylate kinase — protein: MWNWLKSSKTLAIKQEPDNAVFETEHNEATKLKVIVITGTSGSGRKGMAKKLSADLGIPYILPYTTRAIRPHEQDGVHYHFISTDQFQSMAEKHVFFQTVHLERGNYGISEEELSPSAIVVVNREGAQAFRKHYGNKAIRIFLYVTKDDIRLRLEREEAPDELVEEYLHNYTEQVIYKKESEYLLQNIEPAATIEKIKEFLQDKL
- a CDS encoding bifunctional diguanylate cyclase/phosphodiesterase encodes the protein MFSSKPLWGACKISAVYLTAGWLWILLSDKGLGAYSADIKVITNISMFKGGSFVLITALLIFVLSLRSLKRVKKMEDKLQHLTYHDVLTELPNKRALYATEVETTLADSSHNAILMLIDIDNFKYINDTMGHSFGDRLIVKTSERLLSIVGQAGVLYRFGGDEFIILMRPLKDRTDIDRFAGQVLAGFKEVIEIDNSLLHISISIGISIYPHHGREIMELVKRADIAMYKAKEAGKDSFVVFDYHLKESFSERMEIEHRLYAAMEQDEFELFYQPQVDLESNQVTGLEALLRWNCPDLGYIPPLKFIKVAEASHLIIPLGTWVLVEACKFLKHLHEQGFEHLTMSVNISMLQLLQSDFNTLVMDTLQLFDLAPEHLELEITETILVESYSHVSTKLNQLRDHNIKIALDDFGTGYSSLSYLTHLPISTLKIDKSFIDSIPAKDNQATLVEQIIMIGKRMNMTVIAEGVESKEQLEYLQEQGCDKIQGYLFSKPIAAENLEQLLNSWEDTKTYQLA
- a CDS encoding response regulator, which codes for MKILIAEDDLVSRKFLSKFLAPYGEVDTVVDGLEALDAYLLSLKDNAPYDLLCLDIMMPRVDGVKVLKVIRDYETQKGFSPENRLKVIMTTALAEADNVKQSFEYGCEAYAAKPINTDKFILVLHELGLLK
- a CDS encoding PAS domain S-box protein — translated: MDNNLTDLPTSTLNIDQITAVLACIGDGVITTDLAGCINYMNPVAEQLTGWSMLEAVGALFDHVFPLINGLTEEPCISPIVLIQQNEPFKGLHKHSMLINKLEKRMYVSASCALIKTSDEQVTGAVVVFRDITTIKKMEDQLLLERNNFQAYFESAPIGMILVDGSLNLKQANAAAKHFVKRNPLSEANKMRIGDHLGCIHSFESECGRATACGNCDLNKSIRQVMQTGLSRLNLVIPYTQLENGIAQHYWYKISIVPMASPKEKQVLVILDDITLQRKTEEQLIQAKDYYLSMFEKFPTLVWRSGLDKKYDYINKRWSQFTGRKPRTELGFGWAELIHPDDRSTSLNTYLQAFEQRQSFENEHRLLRYDGEYRWVLDAGSPFYDMDGVFLGFIGAVFDITERKQAEELLDKYRILSEEAHDTILFVDSKGQILDVNEAATHKYGYSRQEFLELTAFQLRIDESIIIDQLNMAEQESAFYETIHHKKDGSSFPVEVSSTGTTIGGRRVIMSIIRDITERKHSEVALRDSEEKYRQLFNNSTEAIFLHEIIEASPKFSHFIDVNEVACLWLGYSREELIGMSPYDINSGSYRDKLKNMRDTLKVGAHFTYDSAHVTKSGREIPVEINVHCFNLMGKKVLLSMVRDTTERTKVENELKVTRDEAERANKAKSEFLANMSHEIRTPLNGMIGMIDLTLLTPINDEQAENLHAAKSCANALLVLINDVLDYSKLEVGKMRIDQINFSLRELIEKIIKSLSPTAHAKRLNFDYTFSSEVPTFVNGDPNRLQQVLNNLLNNAIKFTDNGRISLSVKCQEVQGDSLTLLFIVTDTGIGIAEHEQTELFKTFSQVDSSITRRYGGTGLGLAISKQLVENMGGHIWVESVKGQGSAFLFTIQFKSALSVVVEQPRLPALTVPHNSLSILVAEDDPVNRLVLTRMLKSLNYQVEIAENGIEVLKHLEHKNYDLILMDVQMPLMDGIEVTRKIRQSEGPVHHTPIIAITAYALHGDREKCLSAGMDDYIPKPIRMEELQLSLEKWTGPTIKISADGELILAEANLSPKMMNDGEALLELQRCIEELELIVQAPELTQIEDLAHCIKNQCILLGNEELKATFFRIELAARRGKIDEVLGFVSQAQLEYARYYH